In Streptomyces sp. SLBN-118, the following are encoded in one genomic region:
- a CDS encoding putative leader peptide yields MSGTGIALVSRRHVDLGRMSSAICPAC; encoded by the coding sequence ATGTCTGGAACTGGAATTGCCTTGGTGAGTCGGCGGCACGTCGACCTCGGCCGCATGTCCAGCGCCATCTGTCCGGCCTGCTGA
- a CDS encoding nitrite/sulfite reductase yields MAATPEQPATATPRRKAGRHRGEGQWAVGHMTPLNANEQTKRDDDGLNVRTRIETIYAHRGFDSIDGADLRGRMRWWGLYTQRKPGIDGGKTAILEPEELDDKYFMLRVRIDGGRLTTDQLRVIGELSQEFARGTADITDRQNVQYHWIRIEDVPEIWRRLEEVGLSTTEACGDTPRVILGSPVAGIAEDEIIDGTPAVDEIHRRIVGNPAFSNLPRKFKSAISGSPLLDVAHEINDIAFVGVNHPQHGPGFDLWVGGGLSTNPKIGVRLGAWVPLDEVPDVYEGVISIFRDYGYRRLRTRARLKFLVADWGAEKFRQVLQDEYLKRELVDGPAPEQPVQQWRDHVGVHRQQDGRFYVGFAPRVGRVDGATLTKIAELAAAHGSGRLRTTAEQKMIVLDVEEAQVETLVSGLEALDLRVNPSPFRRGTMACTGIEFCKLAIVETKARGASLIDELERRIPEFDQPITINLNGCPNACARIQVADIGLKGQLVLDDEGNQVEGFQVHLGGALGLEAGFGRKVRGLKVTSAELPDYVERVLRRFQKEREDGERFATWAARASEEALS; encoded by the coding sequence ATGGCCGCCACCCCCGAACAGCCTGCTACCGCCACGCCCCGCCGCAAGGCCGGACGCCACCGCGGCGAGGGCCAGTGGGCTGTTGGACACATGACGCCGCTGAACGCCAATGAGCAGACCAAGAGGGACGACGACGGTCTCAATGTGCGGACACGCATTGAGACGATCTACGCCCACCGAGGCTTCGACTCGATCGACGGCGCCGACCTGCGCGGACGGATGCGCTGGTGGGGGCTCTACACCCAGCGCAAGCCCGGGATCGACGGCGGCAAGACCGCGATCCTGGAGCCGGAGGAGCTGGACGACAAGTACTTCATGCTGCGTGTGCGCATCGACGGCGGGCGGCTGACCACCGATCAGCTGCGCGTCATCGGCGAGCTCTCGCAGGAGTTCGCGCGCGGCACCGCCGACATCACCGACCGGCAGAACGTCCAGTACCACTGGATCCGGATCGAGGACGTCCCGGAGATCTGGCGCCGTCTCGAAGAGGTCGGCCTGTCGACCACCGAGGCCTGCGGTGACACACCCCGCGTCATTCTCGGCTCGCCCGTCGCCGGGATCGCCGAGGACGAGATCATCGACGGCACCCCCGCCGTCGACGAGATCCACCGCCGGATCGTGGGCAACCCCGCCTTCTCCAACCTGCCGCGCAAGTTCAAGTCGGCGATCTCCGGATCGCCGCTGCTGGACGTCGCGCACGAGATCAACGACATCGCCTTCGTCGGCGTGAACCATCCGCAGCACGGCCCCGGCTTCGACCTGTGGGTCGGCGGCGGTCTTTCCACCAACCCCAAGATCGGTGTCCGGCTGGGCGCCTGGGTCCCCCTCGACGAGGTGCCCGACGTCTACGAGGGCGTCATCTCGATCTTCCGCGACTACGGCTACCGCCGGCTGCGCACCCGCGCCCGGCTGAAGTTCCTGGTCGCCGACTGGGGCGCCGAGAAGTTCCGCCAGGTCCTTCAGGACGAGTACCTGAAGCGCGAGCTGGTGGACGGGCCCGCCCCCGAACAGCCCGTACAGCAGTGGCGCGACCACGTCGGCGTACACCGGCAGCAGGACGGACGTTTCTACGTCGGGTTCGCGCCGCGCGTCGGACGGGTGGACGGCGCCACGCTCACCAAGATCGCCGAACTGGCCGCCGCGCACGGCTCGGGCCGGCTGCGTACCACCGCCGAGCAGAAGATGATCGTGCTCGATGTCGAGGAGGCGCAGGTCGAGACGCTCGTGTCCGGCCTCGAGGCGCTGGACCTGCGGGTCAACCCCTCGCCGTTCCGGCGCGGCACGATGGCCTGCACCGGTATCGAGTTCTGCAAGCTGGCGATCGTCGAGACGAAGGCGCGCGGAGCCTCGCTGATCGACGAACTCGAGCGCCGCATCCCCGAGTTCGACCAGCCGATCACCATCAACCTCAACGGCTGCCCCAACGCCTGCGCCCGTATCCAGGTCGCGGACATCGGTCTCAAGGGCCAGCTGGTCCTGGACGACGAGGGCAACCAGGTCGAGGGCTTCCAGGTGCACCTGGGCGGCGCGCTCGGCCTGGAGGCGGGGTTCGGTCGCAAGGTCCGTGGCCTGAAGGTCACATCGGCCGAGCTGCCCGACTACGTCGAGCGGGTGCTCAGGCGCTTCCAGAAGGAGCGCGAGGACGGCGAGCGCTTCGCCACCTGGGCGGCGCGCGCCTCCGAGGAGGCACTGTCGTGA